A window of Zingiber officinale cultivar Zhangliang chromosome 5A, Zo_v1.1, whole genome shotgun sequence contains these coding sequences:
- the LOC121982128 gene encoding uncharacterized protein LOC121982128 isoform X2, with product MTRSAAAPALSLVYPSLASTPLPSKGKGLFRASSLPSPKPRTKRPNYLRLKIPNPQPLQTPPPPPLQTHEPWVVVLEEEVNAVEHVVQEVDAAEVVEDAPVATVGIDPAADLQVLPREAFAQHFGIALRFAALVAVQTMVAVWFLGGVGGEEGNGSGKRKVEEGRVGSAASQVAEFQKILEIRAMAKEARETERRELSEDSGVQGELSKKISSLRKRSPKVILDENGFSVSLPLPSKNVDEEMDGKKLKSKQNTDIKKLNYKRKGGFLKSIRKSENIPKGFGGSGKKQEPGKGSNGGVHQIAEEAAWHHEQGNTHASEMAQSLHDIMDDVAVSGQEAVRQVSKGTNSTNDIAETFRKNKKSSKEITRISSLETAKVDKPRCNLHAERIDDRSFVNKDKQNQLNFLNNPWWLKLPYVLGILLRRGSNGRGPEGLYSLEANPSSDLGDVSADVVPLTIQELTEVLNLDALKLLVLRKGQIRLYAGLPLTEVETEIRSLLN from the exons ATGACTCGATCTGCTGCGGCGCCCGCGCTCTCCCTGGTTTATCCTTCTCTCGCTTCCACTCCTCTGCCCTCCAAAGGCAAAGGGCTCTTCAGAGCATCTTCCCTCCCCTCGCCCAAGCCACGGACCAAACGCCCCAATTATCTCCGCCTCAAGATTCCCAATCCCCAGCCACTCCAAACCCCTCCTCCACCGCCGCTGCAGACCCATGAGCCCTGGGTTGTGGTTCTCGAAGAGGAGGTTAACGCTGTCGAACATGTGGTACAGGAAGTCGACGCCGCAGAGGTGGTCGAGGATGCGCCGGTGGCGACGGTGGGGATCGACCCCGCTGCCGACCTTCAGGTGCTCCCTCGAGAAGCCTTTGCACAACACTTCGGTATAGCGCTACGCTTCGCGGCGCTTGTAGCGGTACAGACTATGGTTGCGGTCTGGTTTTTGGGCGGCGTCGGAGGCGAGGAGGGGAACGGCTCTGGCAAGCGGAAAGTCGAGGAAGGCAGGGTTGGGAGTGCAGCGAGCCAAGTAGCGGAGTTTCAGAAGATCCTGGAGATTAGAGCGATGGCTAAGGAGGCGAGGGAGACTGAAAGGAGGGAGCTTTCCGAAGACAGTGGAGTCCAGGGCGAGTTAAGCAAAAAGATTAGTAGTTTGAGAAAGAGATCTCCGAAGGTCATCTTGGACGAGAATGGATTTTCTGTGTCTCTGCCGCTGCCCTCCAAGAATGTGGATGAGGAAATGGATGGAAAGAAGCTTAAATCCAAGCAGAACACGGATATAAAAAAATTGAACTACAAGAGAAAGGGTGGTTTTTTGAAATCCATAAGGAAATCTGAAAATATTCCGAAAGGATTTGGTGGATCGGGAAAAAAGCAAGAGCCTGGCAAAGGAAGCAACG GTGGTGTTCACCAGATTGCTGAAGAAGCTGCATGGCATCATGAACAAGGCAACACCCATGCTTCTGAGATGGCCCAAAGCCTGCATGATATCATGGATGATGTGGCTGTCTCAGGTCAAGAGGCAGTTAGACAAGTTAGTAAAG GAACCAATTCCACCAATGACATTGCTGAGACCTTCCGAAAGAATAAGAAAAGTTCCAAAGAAATTACTAGAATAAGTTCCTTGGAGACTGCAAAAGTTGATAAACCAAGGTGCAATTTACATGCTGAAAGGATTGATGACAGATCATTTGTCAATAAAGACAAACAAAACCAGTTGAATTTTTTAAACAATCCTTGGTGGCTAAAACTGCCGTATGTTCTA ggtattctTCTTCGGAGAGGATCTAATGGTAGGGGCCCTGAAGGGCTTTATTCTTTGGAGGCAAATCCCTCATCAG ATCTGGGAGATGTTAGTGCTGATGTGGTTCCACTGACAATCCAA GAACTTACAGAGGTACTAAATTTGGATGCTTTAAAGCTACTTGTGTTGAGAAAGGGACAGATTCGTCTATATGCTGGCCTGCCTCTCACCGAAGTTGAGACCGAGATACGCTCTTTATTGAACTAA
- the LOC121982128 gene encoding uncharacterized protein LOC121982128 isoform X1: MTRSAAAPALSLVYPSLASTPLPSKGKGLFRASSLPSPKPRTKRPNYLRLKIPNPQPLQTPPPPPLQTHEPWVVVLEEEVNAVEHVVQEVDAAEVVEDAPVATVGIDPAADLQVLPREAFAQHFGIALRFAALVAVQTMVAVWFLGGVGGEEGNGSGKRKVEEGRVGSAASQVAEFQKILEIRAMAKEARETERRELSEDSGVQGELSKKISSLRKRSPKVILDENGFSVSLPLPSKNVDEEMDGKKLKSKQNTDIKKLNYKRKGGFLKSIRKSENIPKGFGGSGKKQEPGKGSNGGVHQIAEEAAWHHEQGNTHASEMAQSLHDIMDDVAVSGQEAVRQVSKGTNSTNDIAETFRKNKKSSKEITRISSLETAKVDKPRCNLHAERIDDRSFVNKDKQNQLNFLNNPWWLKLPYVLGILLRRGSNGRGPEGLYSLEANPSSGEESASYTIVFQDRGDAMNFCFLLESFFEDLGDVSADVVPLTIQELTEVLNLDALKLLVLRKGQIRLYAGLPLTEVETEIRSLLN, from the exons ATGACTCGATCTGCTGCGGCGCCCGCGCTCTCCCTGGTTTATCCTTCTCTCGCTTCCACTCCTCTGCCCTCCAAAGGCAAAGGGCTCTTCAGAGCATCTTCCCTCCCCTCGCCCAAGCCACGGACCAAACGCCCCAATTATCTCCGCCTCAAGATTCCCAATCCCCAGCCACTCCAAACCCCTCCTCCACCGCCGCTGCAGACCCATGAGCCCTGGGTTGTGGTTCTCGAAGAGGAGGTTAACGCTGTCGAACATGTGGTACAGGAAGTCGACGCCGCAGAGGTGGTCGAGGATGCGCCGGTGGCGACGGTGGGGATCGACCCCGCTGCCGACCTTCAGGTGCTCCCTCGAGAAGCCTTTGCACAACACTTCGGTATAGCGCTACGCTTCGCGGCGCTTGTAGCGGTACAGACTATGGTTGCGGTCTGGTTTTTGGGCGGCGTCGGAGGCGAGGAGGGGAACGGCTCTGGCAAGCGGAAAGTCGAGGAAGGCAGGGTTGGGAGTGCAGCGAGCCAAGTAGCGGAGTTTCAGAAGATCCTGGAGATTAGAGCGATGGCTAAGGAGGCGAGGGAGACTGAAAGGAGGGAGCTTTCCGAAGACAGTGGAGTCCAGGGCGAGTTAAGCAAAAAGATTAGTAGTTTGAGAAAGAGATCTCCGAAGGTCATCTTGGACGAGAATGGATTTTCTGTGTCTCTGCCGCTGCCCTCCAAGAATGTGGATGAGGAAATGGATGGAAAGAAGCTTAAATCCAAGCAGAACACGGATATAAAAAAATTGAACTACAAGAGAAAGGGTGGTTTTTTGAAATCCATAAGGAAATCTGAAAATATTCCGAAAGGATTTGGTGGATCGGGAAAAAAGCAAGAGCCTGGCAAAGGAAGCAACG GTGGTGTTCACCAGATTGCTGAAGAAGCTGCATGGCATCATGAACAAGGCAACACCCATGCTTCTGAGATGGCCCAAAGCCTGCATGATATCATGGATGATGTGGCTGTCTCAGGTCAAGAGGCAGTTAGACAAGTTAGTAAAG GAACCAATTCCACCAATGACATTGCTGAGACCTTCCGAAAGAATAAGAAAAGTTCCAAAGAAATTACTAGAATAAGTTCCTTGGAGACTGCAAAAGTTGATAAACCAAGGTGCAATTTACATGCTGAAAGGATTGATGACAGATCATTTGTCAATAAAGACAAACAAAACCAGTTGAATTTTTTAAACAATCCTTGGTGGCTAAAACTGCCGTATGTTCTA ggtattctTCTTCGGAGAGGATCTAATGGTAGGGGCCCTGAAGGGCTTTATTCTTTGGAGGCAAATCCCTCATCAGGTGAGGAAAGTGCTTCTTATACCATTGTGTTCCAAGATCGTGGTGATGCTATGAATTTCTGCTTCTTATTGGAGTCCTTTTTTGAAGATCTGGGAGATGTTAGTGCTGATGTGGTTCCACTGACAATCCAA GAACTTACAGAGGTACTAAATTTGGATGCTTTAAAGCTACTTGTGTTGAGAAAGGGACAGATTCGTCTATATGCTGGCCTGCCTCTCACCGAAGTTGAGACCGAGATACGCTCTTTATTGAACTAA